The nucleotide window ATAGCTCCAAACAGAGACAGACTGAACTTTGACGGCAGCGTCTTCCCCGTTCCAGGTGGAATACCACTGATCCTTATGTCTCCAGAATTTGTCCATAGCTGTGGGTGGGGAATCGTTGTTTGACCAGGGCTTGGGGTAGGGAAGATTCGGTACATTGTCGGGGAAGATACCACCGGTACCACCCACAGCATTGTTCATTAtgatgtaaaactgaaatagaAAAATGGGGCTATGTTACAGGTAAACGTTGGCAATGGATTGATGTTAACAATGTTAACATCTGCTGATGTGTGAGGGTTACGACAACAGCGATATAAAGTTAAATGGGTGTGGCGATAACCAGCAATGAAGGAAATAATAGCGATACGTACAGTTTATGGATACATATGATTCATAAACCTCGGTAACAAACCTTTATCTATCTATTATTATCAATTAATCTATTATTAATCTATTTTACAATAAATGGAAGGCATAAAGTGAGGCTTCCGTGGCCTACTGTGGTTAggatgctagtgcagcacaacgACCCAGGGGCGGGCGAGTCCAGCGCACTCTGGCTCCCTCCCTGTTCGTAGGTGATATGACACCAGCCTGCGGATGCTCATGGGTTTCTTTCCTTTTCTGtcgggtttccttccaccataatgctggtcgtcatatataagtgaaatatttttgagtagagcgtaaaacaccaatcaagtaaataaatatataaagaaagaaagaaagcttTATTGCTACATTTTGGTTCATTTTAACggttaaaaattgaaatttcaccTGCTTAATGGTAAAGGTATATTAGCCTATTAGTAAGTAATGAAGTAATTTTTTACCTGGAACTatttgttcattattgatgTTGGTTTATCTATAGCTGTCGGTGAGTTCACGTAATAAGATAAAACATGCCTACCGGCTGATCAAATGGCGCATTCTGAGAGCTTCCCCAGATATTCGGGCCCGTAATATTATAGTGATCATGAAAACCCTCGGGAGGCGTCGGGGTGCCCAGGATGAGGAAATCGTCTATATATACACTGCAAAGAGAGAACATTACTGCATTTGTTCACTTATCTCTGATCAAGCCATGGCACGTGCACGTTGATACTTTATaggcatttatatgaacagtcggaataaaaccctgactgaagtaaattgacaaaaggctggATTCAACGGTGAATCATACGCGTGACCATTGGCAATTCATTACACTGTCACGTGTGACGGACAGACTTGAACACTATaaattgatggaagacaagtagtcttAATGAACGTAAAACTGCGCTAACTGCCAAGCCGTAGCTTCGTCACCAAGGCCACGCAGACATAATCTACAGCGGGTGATCTACAGCGGTAACCTACGATGGGTAATCTACAACGGTTAATCTACAGTGGGTAATCTACAGCGGGTAATCTACAGCGggtaatctacaaattcctcgtccaaggccggatttgaactcgAATCACATATGCCATGAAAATAGAAAGATAAGTTTGTCCCCAACCACTAGACCGCGGTCCAGAGAGATAAGTGTCGCCAACCACTCGACCAATGTCCAGAGAGATAAATGTTCCCAACCATTAGACCACGGCCGAGAAAGATAAGTGTCCCCAACCACGGTCCAGAGAGATAAGTGGCCCCAACCACTAAACCACGGTCCAGAAAGATAAGTTTGTTCCCAAACACTAAACCACGGTCCAGAAAGATAGATTTCTCCCCAACCACTAGACCGCGGTCCAGAGAGATAAGTGTTCCCAAACACTCGACCACGATCCAGAGAAATAAGTGTCCCCAACCACTAGACCACGGCCCAGAAAGATAAGTGTCCCCAACCACGGTCCAGAAAGATAAGTTTGTTCCCAAACACTAAACCACGGTCCAGAAAGATAGATTTGTCCCTAACCACTAGACCGCGGTCCAGAGAGATAAGTGTCCCCAACCACTAGACCACGGTCCAGAAGGATAAGTGTCCCCAACCACGGTCCAGAGAGATAAGTGACCCCGACCACACTCCAGAAAGATAAGTTTGTTTCCAAACACTAAACCACGGTCCAGAAAGATAGATTTGTCCCCAACCACTAGACCGCGGTCCAGAGAGATAAGTGTCCCCAACCACTCGACCACGGTCCAGAGAGATAAGTGTCCCCAACCACTAGACCACGGTCCAGAAAGATAAGTGTCTCCAACCACGGTCCAGAGAGATAAGTGACCCCGACCACACTCCAGAAAGATAAGTTTGTTTCCAAACACTAAACCACGGTCCAGAAAGATAGATTTGTCCCCAACCACTAGACCGCGGTCCAGACAGATAAGTGTCCCCAACCACTCGACCACGGTCCAGAGAGATAAGTGTCGCCAACCACTAGACCACGGCCCAGAAAGATAAGTGTCCGCAACCACGGCCCAAAAAGATAAGTGACCCCGACCACAGTCCAGAAAGATAAGTTTGTTTCCAAACACTAAACCACGGTCCAGAAAGATAGATTTGTCCCCAACCACTAGACCGCGGTCCAGAGAGATAAGTGTCCCCGACCACTCGACCACGGTCCGGAAAGATAAGTGCCCCCTACCACTCGAGTACGGTCCAGAAAGATAAGTGTCTCCAACCACGGTCCAGGAAGATAAGTGTCCTCAACCATGGTGCTAAAGCAGTGGCGGATATAATCCAGAGGCTGGGTGGGCTGGTTCCTTACCCACTAACCTAACTACTATAAATATGAATCATCAGACATATCACGTGACGCCAACCAAatcagaaaacatacaaaagcACTGGCACTCAAGTCGCAAGTCTCCAGTATTCTGTCCGACAGCACTTACTTCAAATAAGATGGTGTCCAATCAATTGAATATTTGTGGAATCCATCGGCGTATGTTCCATTGCTCAGCCAGCTGAAATATGGCAAATCTGACAATACATGTctaatgtacaataaaaatatgttgCAGTATCTGGTTTTGTCGTGTCAAAAAGACCAGTTCTAGAATTGGAATTCGTTTTAATAAAGCATTGAGTAGGATAGATTATAACCGCCAGGCGCTACAGAACACTACCTTTGTATTTCCCATCGAGTGGAATATCCCGATGACGTTTCATTGTGAATACTTCACAGTAAAAGTCAAATGCTATTCCTAAAGAAATAacgtttgagtgagtgagtgcttggggtttaacgtcgtgccaacaagttttcagtcacatgacgacgaaggaatccatagCGTATATGTAACGTACCTCCTTGtcgtgccattatactgatacgggtcaaacagtcattgcactagcgccttcatgctgaacgcgaagcgaggaagttacaacttcctcttttaaagtcttatgtgtgactcgacccaggaatgatcctggatctactgctctcgaagcggacgctctaccaactgtgctatccggaaACAACGTttgagcatatatacatacatagatttACATGACGACTCCATTACATGGAATGATTTGCGCAGAGGCAATAAAATGTGTTTCAGGGATCCAGGCCGTTCTGACCAACCCTTGTAAATtcactgaaaactattgacACAATGCTGTGGTAATTTTGGCATGCTCGCGTTTGttactgatgtaaatgtgtcttTGTTCCTTACTGTTGATTTGTCAGATGTGTGTCATGGTCCCGATCATTTCCAAAGTGAAGAGAAGCGGTAGTTCTCTGGATTCCAACACTCCCATAGTTCATGTTTCCTGGGGGAAAAATGTACAGCACTCGTATTTATTTGAGCACAGGTAAGATTTACTTTGCATAAAAATATAACTTCGATTTAATCTGTTAGACCCATTACACTGttcaatatatattatttttctgatttgaGTTTCCACAAAGCAtaacttttgtttatttgttaagtTTTTGTTTCGTCGTACTCAACACATAACATTTATCCATGTCATGAGATGTATTTAGCCTTGATTAAAAATTATGTTCGACGGCTTTATATTGGTATGCTCTTTCACGGTTAGTCGCTATACTATTTCAATATACATGTTCGTATTATCAATTTTAGCCAGCCACTATACCTAATAGTTCTGTCATGTCGATCTCCCCAGAGCGCGGCCATCCACCATACACGCTGAACTCAGGCATAAACCACAAAGCTGGCAAtgtcaacaaaatatatatatagtgcataTAAATAGGACAATCTTGTATTATCTTTGtacaaactttatttatttatttatttattgagttggttggtgtttaagGTCGTACTAAATTGTTTTATCCATGTTTTGTCTTTCAGGCCATGATAGGAGGGGGATACCAGAGAACTAACGCCTTGCGCCTAGTACCTGCCAACCAATCTGACTCTGAAGAG belongs to Liolophura sinensis isolate JHLJ2023 chromosome 9, CUHK_Ljap_v2, whole genome shotgun sequence and includes:
- the LOC135474973 gene encoding beta-1,3-glucan-binding protein-like, coding for MKLIFFDDFNFLDKSKWLLAASSSMSKGQHGEFEMYTPDASNCFVKDSKLFLQPTLTADRFGESFLHNGFLNFTEKWGYCYPTWNEGCVRNTTTDGIMPPVLSCYMKSKFYFRYGKVEIIAQMPRGDWLWPALWFMPEFSVYGGWPRSGEIDMTELLGNMNYGSVGIQRTTASLHFGNDRDHDTHLTNQHVYIDDFLILGTPTPPEGFHDHYNITGPNIWGSSQNAPFDQPFYIIMNNAVGGTGGIFPDNVPNLPYPKPWSNNDSPPTAMDKFWRHKDQWYSTWNGEDAAVKVQSVSVWSY